One stretch of Vigna radiata var. radiata cultivar VC1973A unplaced genomic scaffold, Vradiata_ver6 scaffold_273, whole genome shotgun sequence DNA includes these proteins:
- the LOC106754842 gene encoding meiosis-specific protein ASY3 — protein sequence MDVGARQVLHDEQTSDCRSFGSNIRSSSQTRKISIGVMADSKTSTRNGLTMGDGIVVPNTEREISIVGNFPGEKNEVKGVTPSFNIKHSGGPPELKCSWISKSFYQRTPISESIIQANQASSLLVSPGGGDDPNGIERAAGKHSVQLFSYQKSTLTSNNFKKFDADAARIKGRKDEPNDKVKEFTFATVQQVFESEKTYPEDKVNRTENRTENLRMKLCQILGTTSSHKSRHSASPARNNDEESLPPEQRSDQKQNMKSIQNSDTIETDSENPDHALKRPVTRSWSRKKTSSKKQPGKGKSGPSSKKTEKQGEKSIFSFKGKQIGRRDDFPDDGSLRKKNQKKNSMIGKNKTSVIECDTADKLHQHTSKTDLPLNDQTTFSLGKIAGGYTGCLPEYQSKCPHTEKINQEKEFYEPTIVNTDQHGELEVSENENQKEYKSNPVNQNVASKLQDDFPSPTFQLKTPILSFSPDSTQNTGRKEKDVSSPASTERTFSLGSIHSLRNIEASEPDFNIDGLGEQMQPSDIEETNSFIPRKDKSSETEKKEQGGLSDSSSEDLNFQEHLEGSRERRDSERKNFVLHPMKRLCKHESIKFNNRSPASASSKGTGDSDWIGEASEQNQNGFARAVELLALELGKLQSKLKSMTSQKSSEILKSVAEEIHLQLQNVHSQIQTDMGKLTNLSKSKRKRLETRFEDQQQQLRLTYDRFKEEVNQHLQDCRSTIEDLEADQIEIKRAMEKQRVAHKKLLSQVEEAMEIQLDDAQRKIRVTQEKARGKLLQLKQVVAMCLKEEILN from the exons ATGGATGTTGGAGCGCGTCAAGTTTTGCATGAT GAGCAGACGAGTGATTGTAGGAGTTTTGGCAGCAATATCCGTTCGTCCAGCCAGACACGGAAAATTTCTATAGGAGTAATGGCAGATTCAAAAACTAGCACAAGAAATGGACTCACGATGGGGGACGGGATTGTCGTGCCAAATACAGAAAGGGAAATCTCTATTGTGGGAAATTTCCctggagaaaaaaatgaagttaaagGAGTCACACCTTCCTTTAACATAAAGCATTCTGGAGGTCCACCGGAGCTGAAGTGTTCTTGGATCTCCAAATCCTTTTACCAAAGAACACCGATTTCTGAGTCCATTATTCAAGCCAACCAAGCCTCCAGTTTACTAGTCTCTCCAGGTGGCGGGGACGATCCAAATGGAATAGAGCGTGCAGCTGGGAAACATTCAGTTCAGCTTTTCTCATATCAGAAATCAACTTTAACttctaataatttcaaaaagttTGATGCGGACGCTGCCAGAATAAAGGGAAGGAAGGACGAGCCCAATGACAAGGTAAAGGAATTTACATTTGCCACTGTACAACAAGTCTTCGAGTCTGAGAAAACCTACCCAGAGGACAAAGTAAATAGAACAGAAAACAGAACCGAGAATTTGAGGATGAAGCTTTGCCAAATATTGGGGACCACTTCTTCTCACAAGAGTCGGCATTCAGCTTCTCCCGCACGTAACAACGACGAGGAAAGTTTGCCGCCTGAGCAGCGTTCGGACCAGAAGCAAAACATGAAGAGCATACAAAACTCGGATACTATAGAAACTGATTCTGAAAATCCTGATCACGCTCTTAAGAGGCCAGTAACTCGTTCTTGGAGCAGAAAGAAAACGTCTTCCAAAAAGCAACCGGGAAAAGGTAAAAGTGGCCCATCTTCAAAAAAGACTGAGAAGCAAGGAGAAAAAAGTATATTCTCTTTTAAAGGAAAACAGATTGGGAGACGAGATGATTTTCCCGATGACGGATCCTTGAGGAAAAAGAATCAAAAAAAGAATTCCATGATTGGGAAAAATAAGACCAGCGTCATTGAATGTGACACCGCAGATAAACTTCATCAACACACTTCGAAGACTGATCTACCGCTGAATGACCAGACAACATTTTCACTTGGGAAGATAGCAGGCGGGTATACTGGTTGCTTACCTGAATATCAGTCAAAATGCCCTCATACAGAGAAAATAAaccaagaaaaagaattttacGAGCCAACAATTGTAAATACAGATCAGCATGGAGAACTTGAGGTctcagaaaatgaaaatcagaaagaatataaaagtaaCCCAGTAAATCAGAATGTTGCTTCTAAGCTACAAGATGATTTTCCAAGTCCTACATTTCAACTTAAGACACCgattttaagtttttctccTGACTCAACACAAAATACAGGCCGAAAGGAAAAGGATGTAAGTAGTCCAGCATCAACTGAAAGAACATTTTCTCTGGGAAGCATTCATAGTTTAAGAAATATCGAGGCTTCAGAGCCAGACTTCAACATCGACGGGCTAGGAGAGCAAATGCAACCTTCT GATATAGAAGAGACCAATTCTTTTATTCCCAGAAAAGACAAATCTTCTGAGACAGAGAAAAAAGAGCAGGGTGGTTTATCTGATTCATCATCTGAAGATTTAAACTTTCAAGAACATCTTGAAG GTTCAAGAGAAAGACGTGATTCAGAGAGGAAAAATTTTGTTCTTCATCCAATGAAGAGGCTGTGCAAGCATGAAAGCATTAAATTTAACAATAGGAGCCCAGCTTCAGCGTCTTCAAAAG GTACAGGAGACAGTGATTGGATTGGTGAAGCTTCTGAGCAGAATCAAAATGGTTTTGCAAg AGCTGTTGAACTGTTAGCCTTGGAATTGGGCAAACTTCAGAGCAAACTTAAGTCGATGACAAGTCAGAAATCCTCTGAAATTTTGAAGTCTGTTGCTGAAGAAATACATCTTCAGCTGCAGAATGTTCATTCCCAAATCCAGACGGACAT GGGAAAGCTTACAAATCTCAGTAAATCAAAGAGAAAACGGCTGGAAACTAGATTTGAAG ACCAACAACAACAGTTGAGGTTAACATATGATAGATTCAAGGAAGAGGTTAATCAGCATCTACAGGATTGCAGAAGCACCATTGAAGATCTTGAAGCAGATCAGATAGAGATCAAGAGAGCCATGGAAAAACAAA GAGTAGCGCATAAGAAGCTTCTGTCGCAAGTTGAAGAAGCAATGGAGATCCAACTTGATGACGCTCAAAGGAAAATCAGAGTCACCCAGGAG AAGGCGAGAGGGAAACTTCTACAATTGAAGCAAGTTGTAGCTATGTGCTTAAAAGAAGAAATACTAAATTGA